A DNA window from Setaria viridis chromosome 2, Setaria_viridis_v4.0, whole genome shotgun sequence contains the following coding sequences:
- the LOC117841974 gene encoding protein DETOXIFICATION 19, which produces MLTTESHFHTAPRGRLRQRGGAAASHRDRARAHHINATAPRFLTPHRPASAATAAAGRRRRAGHPSSLLFAARASSTPQPAGPPSDDDGSSSSSSMSSAPLLGGAKGEGGGEPDAARAASSWLGRVVDTAEASAQLRFAVPMVLTSMAFYGIPLVSVMFSGHLGDVQLAGATLGNSWATVTGYAFVTGLSGALETLCGQAYGARLYRMLGLYLQSSLIMSGVVSVLVSSLWWFTEPLLLLLRQDPEVSRAAASFVRCQIPGLFAFSFLQCLLRYLQAQSVVAPLVVCSVAPFAIHVALVHLLVNVLGLGLAGASAAVSASFWVSCLMLLAYVTRSRAFSETWKGFSADAFKYVLPTVKLATPSAVMVCLEYWAFELLVLIAGLLPNSTVSTSLIAMCSSTEAIAYMITFGFSAAVSTRVSNEIGAGNVDRAKNAVSVTLKLSVFLALSFVLLLASGHTLWAGLFSGSATIASEFAAITPLMMVSIVLDSAQGVLSGVARGCGWQHLAAVTNLVAFYFVGMPLALLFAFKLDLRARGLWAGLICGLTCQACALLVITVRTRWSELADAMREEKANYVA; this is translated from the exons ATGCTCACAACTGAGTCCCATTTCCACACCGCCCCCCGCGGTCGCCTCAGGCAAAGAGGGGGCGCGGCTGCTTCACACCGAGATCGAGCCCGCGCGCACCATATAAACGCCACCGCGCCACGCTTCCTGACCCCTCACCGGCCAGCATCAGCAGcaacagcggcggcggggaggaggaggcgagccgGCCATCCGTCGTCGTTGCTGTTCGCCGCGAGAGCCAGCAGCACTCCGCAGCCGGCCGGGCCGCcgtccgacgacgacggcagcagcagcagcagcagcatgtctTCGGCCCCGCTGCTCGGCGGCGCCaagggcgagggcggcggcgagcccgacGCCGCGCGGGCGGCGTCGTCGTGGCTGGGGCGCGTGGTGGAcacggcggaggcgagcgcgCAGCTGCGGTTCGCGGTGCCGATGGTGCTGACGAGCATGGCCTTCTACGGCATCCCGCTGGTGTCGGTGATGTTCTCGGGTCACCTCGGCGACGTCCAGCTCGCCGGTGCCACGCTCGGCAACTCCTGGGCCACCGTCACCGGCTACGCCTTCGTG ACGGGGCTGAGCGGCGCCCTGGAGACGCTGTGCGGGCAGGCGTACGGCGCGCGCCTGTACCGGATGCTGGGCCTGTACCTGCAGTCGTCGCTCATCATGTCGGGTGTCGTCTCCGTGCTCGTCTCGTCGCTGTGGTGGTTCACGGagcccctgctgctgctcctccggcAGGACCCCGAGGTGTcccgcgccgcggcgtcctTCGTCCGGTGCCAGATCCCGGGCCTcttcgccttctccttcctGCAGTGCCTGCTCCGCTACCTGCAGGCGCAGTCCGTGGTGGCGCCCCTCGTGGTGTGCTCCGTGGCCCCCTTCGCGATCCACGTCGCGCTGGTGCACCTCCTGGTGAACGTGCTCGGGCTGGGCCTCGCGggggcctccgccgccgtgtccGCCTCCTTctgggtctcctgcctcatgcTGCTCGCGTACGTGACGCGCTCCAGGGCGTTCAGCGAGACGTGGAAGGGGTTCTCCGCAGACGCATTCAAGTACGTGCTCCCCACCGTCAAGCTCGCCACGCCCTCAGCCGTCATGGTCTG CTTGGAGTACTGGGCGTTCGAGCTCCTGGTCCTGATCGCCGGCCTGCTCCCAAATTCCACCGTGAGCACATCGCTGATCGCCATGTG CTCTAGCACGGAGGCGATCGCGTACATGATCACGTTCGGGTTCAGCGCCGCCGTGAG CACGCGGGTGTCGAACGAGATCGGCGCGGGGAACGTGGATCGTGCCAAGAACGCGGTGTCGGTGACGCTGAAGCTCTCGGTGTTCCTGGCCCTCTCCTTCGTGCTGCTCCTGGCGTCGGGCCACACCCTGTGGGCGGGGCTCTTCAGCGGGAGCGCCACCATCGCGTCGGAGTTCGCGGCGATCACGCCGCTGATGATGGTGTCCATCGTGCTGGACTCGGCGCAGGGGGTGCTGTCGGGGGTGGCCAGGGGATGCGGCTGGCAGCACCTGGCGGCGGTCACCAACCTGGTGGCGTTCTACTTCGTGGGCATGCCGCTGGCCCTGCTCTTCGCCTTCAAGCTGGACCTCCGCGCCAGGGGACTCTGGGCGGGGCTCATCTGCGGCCTCACGTGCCAGGCATGCGCCCTGCTGGTCATCACCGTCCGCACCAGGTGGTCCGAGCTCGCCGATGCCATGCGGGAGGAGAAGGCCAACTACGTCGCGTAG